One region of Anoplopoma fimbria isolate UVic2021 breed Golden Eagle Sablefish chromosome 10, Afim_UVic_2022, whole genome shotgun sequence genomic DNA includes:
- the mylipa gene encoding E3 ubiquitin-protein ligase MYLIP-A, translated as MLCHVTRPDSVVMEVEVDAKANGEDCLNKVCRKLGIIEVDYFGLQFTGSKGENLWLNLRNRICQQMDNVTPCRLRLRVKFFVEPHHILQEQTRHVFFMHVKEDLHNGHLRMGSEQAEELSALQAQAEFGDYNQNTAKYWYSELCGEEPSTATMNSIISRHKVLEGSSQGSVEYQALQLVSSLEHYGVEWHWVRDANGQRLAIGVGPEGIAICKEDFSLVNRISYPIIQIATQSGKSVYLTVTKDTNDSVVLLFKLISNRAASGLYRAITETHAFYRCDTVTNAVMMQYSRDFKGHLASLFLNENINLGKKYVFDIRRTSKEVYDHARRALYNSGVVDLVSGGDERSSPPRSPSRDDQQDDGLDCGSCQQSRALQEQLQKLREALLCMLCCEEEIDAAFCPCGHMVCCQTCANQLQMCPVCRSEVEHVQHVYLPTCTSLLSLTLTDNQQQHRSSIPAPIHREMASPHSCSATEYDHKIYHT; from the exons ATGCTCTGCCACGTTACTCGGCCGGATTCGGTGGTGATGGAAGTGGAAGTTGATGCGAAGGCAAACGGTGAAGACTGTCTGAATAAG GTTTGCAGAAAGTTGGGCATAATTGAAGTCGACTACTTTGGGCTGCAGTTCACTGGCAGCAAAGGAGAGAACCTGTGGCTGAATCTGAGGAACCGCATCTGCCAGCAGATGGATAACGTGACGCCCTGTCGACTGAGGCTGCGGGTCAAGTTCTTCGTGGAGCCCCATCACATTCTGCAGGAACAGACGAG ACATGTGTTCTTCATGCACGTGAAGGAAGACCTCCATAACGGTCACCTACGTATGGGCTCGGAACAAGCGGAGGAGCTGAGTGCGCTCCAGGCACAGGCCGAGTTCGGCGACTACAACCAAAACACAGCCAAGTACTGGTACTCGGAACTGTGTGGAGAGGAGCCCAGCACTGCAACTATGAACAG TATCATTTCCAGACACAAGGTTCTGGAGGGTTCGAGCCAGGGCTCAGTGGAGTATCAGGCCCTGCAGCTGGTTTCCTCTCTGGAGCATTACGGCGTGGAGTGGCACTGGGTTCGCGATGCAAATGGTCAACGGTTGGCCATAGGAGTCGGCCCTGAGGGTATCGCCATTTGCAAGGAGGACTTTAGCTTAGTCAACAG AATTAGCTACCCAATCATCCAGATTGCCACGCAGTCGGGGAAGAGTGTGTACTTGACGGTAACCAAGGACACGAATGACAGCGTGGTGCTTTTGTTCAAGCTGATCAGTAACCGGGCAGCCAGCGGTCTGTACCGAGCCATTACAGAGACCCACGCCTTCTACAG GTGTGACACAGTAACCAATGCAGTGATGATGCAGTACAGCCGGGACTTCAAGGGTCACCTAGCTTCACTTTTCCTCAACGAGAACATCAACCTGGGTAAGAAGTACGTTTTCGACATCCGACGCACCTCCAAGGAAGTTTACGACCACGCCCGCCGCGCGCTCTACAACTCCGGTGTGGTGGACCTGGTGTCCGGCGGCGACGAACGCTCTTCTCCTCCGCGCTCCCCGAGCCGAGACGACCAGCAGGACGACGGGCTGGACTGCGGCAGCTGCCAGCAGAGCCGGGCCCTGCAGGAGCAGCTGCAGAAGCTCAGAGAGGCTCTGCTGTGCATGCTCTGCTGCGAGGAGGAGATAGACGCTGCGTTCTGCCCCTGCGGTCACATGGTGTGTTGCCAGACCTGCGCGAATCAACTGCAG ATGTGTCCCGTGTGTCGGTCGGAGGTGGAGCATGTGCAGCACGTCTACCTGCCCACCTGCACCAGCCTGCTGAGCCTGACGCTGACCgacaaccaacaacaacaccgcAGCAGCATCCCCGCGCCCATCCACAGAGAAATGGCTTCTCCTCACAGCTGCTCGGCAACAGAGTACGACCACAAGATCTACCACACATGA